Proteins from a single region of Mycoplasma leachii PG50:
- a CDS encoding BspA family leucine-rich repeat surface protein → MISLKNMFYSAKSFNQNISSWNISNVVNMSAMFFEAEKFNQPIDNWNVSKVTDMDFLFDGAITFNQNINDWKTDSLTDLTYTFRSAISFNQPLNKWDVSKVKSMDGMFTEATSFNQDISSWNTSNV, encoded by the coding sequence ATTATTTCTTTAAAAAACATGTTTTATTCAGCAAAAAGTTTTAATCAAAATATTTCTAGTTGAAATATTTCTAATGTTGTAAATATGTCAGCTATGTTTTTTGAAGCTGAAAAATTTAATCAACCAATAGATAACTGAAATGTTTCAAAGGTTACTGATATGGATTTTTTGTTTGATGGAGCAATAACATTTAATCAAAATATAAATGATTGAAAGACTGATAGTTTAACAGATCTAACTTATACTTTTAGAAGCGCTATAAGTTTTAATCAGCCATTAAATAAATGAGATGTTTCAAAAGTTAAAAGTATGGATGGTATGTTTACTGAAGCTACTAGTTTTAATCAAGATATTAGTTCGTGAAATACAAGTAATGTTTAA
- a CDS encoding BspA family leucine-rich repeat surface protein, whose amino-acid sequence MNGMFYSADKFNQNLSSWDVKKVGNAQNFANALKSVMTKDKLSKSNQKYSDDKYIYGS is encoded by the coding sequence ATGAATGGAATGTTTTATTCAGCAGATAAATTCAATCAAAATTTAAGTTCTTGAGATGTTAAAAAAGTTGGAAATGCTCAAAATTTTGCAAATGCTTTAAAATCAGTTATGACTAAAGATAAACTTTCAAAATCTAATCAAAAGTACTCAGATGATAAATACATTTATGGTAGTTAA